The Methanofervidicoccus sp. A16 genome has a segment encoding these proteins:
- a CDS encoding chemotaxis response regulator protein-glutamate methylesterase, whose amino-acid sequence MKKIRVLVVDDSAFMRKVISDILNSDEEIEVVGTAKDGVEAVELTKKLKPDVITMDVEMPRMNGIEAVRKIMEIQPTPIVMLSALTKRGSKETLEALEAGAVDFIPKPSGTISLDIREIGEELIKKVKAAAKARVRRRIPTKPKTEEEKKEETPKKEKKVSPELELDIPPERLSKMAVMIGSSTGGPPVVTQIISKLPKNMPPIFIVQHMPEGFTKMFAERMNAESQLIVKEAEDGELVRPGYAYVAPGGYHMLLKKRGNNVYIVLDKNMPKVHGTKPSVEVTAEYVARIYGGKTVAVMLTGIGRDGADAYKMIKEKGGKIIAQDKDSCVVFGMPKAVIELGIADAILPPSKIPEAIVKFIKSMA is encoded by the coding sequence TTGAAAAAAATAAGAGTTCTAGTGGTAGATGATTCCGCATTTATGAGAAAGGTAATCTCAGATATATTAAACTCTGACGAAGAAATAGAGGTAGTAGGTACTGCAAAGGATGGAGTAGAGGCTGTTGAACTTACTAAGAAATTGAAACCTGATGTAATCACCATGGACGTAGAGATGCCCAGGATGAATGGAATAGAGGCTGTTAGGAAGATAATGGAGATTCAGCCAACACCAATAGTAATGTTATCGGCACTTACTAAGAGAGGATCCAAGGAGACTTTAGAGGCTTTAGAGGCAGGGGCAGTTGATTTTATTCCAAAACCATCTGGTACAATATCCCTAGATATTAGGGAAATTGGAGAGGAATTAATAAAAAAAGTAAAGGCTGCGGCTAAGGCACGAGTAAGAAGAAGAATTCCTACAAAACCTAAGACTGAAGAAGAAAAGAAGGAAGAAACTCCTAAAAAAGAAAAGAAAGTTTCACCTGAACTTGAATTGGATATTCCACCTGAGAGACTATCCAAAATGGCTGTAATGATAGGTTCTTCAACAGGAGGTCCACCTGTAGTAACTCAGATAATTTCAAAACTCCCAAAGAATATGCCACCAATCTTCATAGTCCAACATATGCCAGAAGGATTCACAAAGATGTTTGCAGAGAGGATGAACGCAGAGTCTCAACTAATTGTAAAAGAGGCTGAAGATGGGGAGTTAGTAAGACCAGGATACGCCTATGTGGCTCCAGGAGGCTATCATATGTTGTTAAAAAAGAGAGGAAACAACGTGTATATTGTGCTAGATAAGAATATGCCTAAAGTTCATGGTACAAAACCTTCTGTTGAGGTTACTGCCGAATACGTAGCAAGGATTTACGGTGGAAAAACTGTGGCAGTGATGTTAACGGGAATAGGTAGAGATGGAGCAGATGCATATAAGATGATAAAAGAAAAGGGAGGGAAGATAATAGCCCAGGATAAAGATTCTTGTGTTGTATTTGGAATGCCAAAGGCTGTTATCGAGTTAGGTATTGCAGATGCTATATTACCTCCCTCAAAGATACCTGAGGCCATTGTCAAGTTCATCAAGAGTATGGCGTAA
- a CDS encoding chemotaxis protein CheA: MDEMEQYRELFLAEAMEHLQALNQYLVELENNPENLEIINLIFRSAHTLKGSARTVGFDHISNLTHHMEDILDYLREGKIPVTSEIMDLLFECLDALETMVNEIEEGITETSVDVDSIVEKIKKLKEKYLSGAGVETKPKEEKKEDTTPTTKEEKEEEKKEPEKEPSKKTKIKVILKNPTTTLKVKKVEKVPTTSEEEEVKKPKNLEEILEQMSKSVEVLSIIAEALEYSELKTVLKKIEELVKKVMDDSIVFTKSVMEALKCSLDAMEKIAKTVEEGKDLSNIGVDLSELSDILDKALATKSKEEVSEKVEEYEVTLDHTKFKIEEYGERIKELFEKGHKLYHLKAKTTEDCALKCATLLMVLNTVKKIGEVLDTIPKEEVLKEGEGGDELEILFLSDKPMEEIQKELDAISEIEYIAISPVDIELKVEEEEVEEVKEEEKKGEKEEKKVDEDLQDAYKVEVIIDEECLLKSVRAYMVIKELEDLGEIVKVEPSLEMIQKGEFKDTKVTIYLITNREPDDIKEAVLNIPEIKEVYVEPPKYMEGVETKKTEPKPQQKEEDKKKKETPAKKAPKATTTTKKSSTVQTVRVNIEKLDKLMNLVGELVINRANFAQIAEKYDIKELHNAVNRLNMLITELQEEVMAMRMIPVSFIFNRFPRTVRDLAKALNKEVELIIEGSDIELDRTVLDELAEPLTHIIRNAIDHGIEPPEEREKLGKPRKGKLILKAVRERNHVLIIVEDDGRGIDPEVIKRKAIEKGLITEEEAKRMSDQEAINLIFLPGFSTAEKVSDVSGRGVGMDVVKTKIESLGGSVTVYSEKGKGTRVVLQLPLTMAIVLALLIRLKDQVYAIPLTSVLDVTHVKREEIKNIEGQDAILYRGDILPVVWLKDILNFPWVDEEEPDEIYIVVIERNKGKLGVVVDDVIGREEIVVKPLQGILKNIQGFAGATILGDGRVAFILDLNNV; this comes from the coding sequence ATGGATGAGATGGAACAGTATAGGGAACTGTTCTTGGCAGAGGCGATGGAACATCTTCAGGCTCTAAACCAATATTTAGTAGAACTTGAAAACAACCCTGAAAATTTAGAAATAATTAATTTAATATTTAGATCTGCCCATACTTTAAAAGGATCGGCGAGAACTGTAGGATTCGACCATATATCCAATCTTACCCACCATATGGAAGATATCTTAGATTATCTGAGGGAGGGAAAGATACCTGTAACTTCAGAAATTATGGATTTACTTTTTGAGTGTCTCGATGCCCTTGAAACAATGGTAAATGAAATTGAAGAGGGTATTACAGAAACGTCTGTAGATGTAGATTCAATAGTTGAGAAGATAAAAAAGTTAAAGGAGAAGTATCTCTCAGGGGCGGGAGTAGAGACAAAACCTAAAGAAGAGAAAAAAGAAGATACTACACCCACTACCAAAGAAGAAAAAGAAGAAGAGAAAAAAGAACCTGAAAAAGAACCTTCGAAAAAAACCAAAATTAAAGTTATTTTAAAGAATCCTACTACTACTCTAAAGGTTAAAAAGGTAGAGAAGGTACCTACAACGTCTGAAGAAGAGGAGGTAAAGAAACCTAAAAATTTAGAAGAAATCCTTGAACAGATGAGTAAATCTGTTGAAGTTCTTAGTATAATCGCAGAGGCCCTCGAATACAGTGAATTAAAAACTGTTCTCAAAAAGATAGAAGAATTAGTAAAGAAGGTAATGGACGACAGTATTGTCTTTACTAAGTCAGTGATGGAGGCTTTAAAGTGTTCCTTAGATGCTATGGAGAAGATCGCCAAGACTGTAGAAGAGGGTAAAGATCTGTCTAATATAGGTGTTGATTTATCAGAGTTAAGTGATATTTTAGACAAGGCTTTAGCAACTAAATCTAAGGAAGAAGTTTCAGAAAAGGTCGAAGAGTACGAGGTAACTTTAGATCATACGAAGTTTAAAATTGAGGAATATGGAGAACGTATTAAAGAACTCTTTGAAAAAGGACATAAACTATACCACCTAAAGGCTAAAACTACTGAAGACTGTGCCCTAAAATGTGCTACACTACTAATGGTGTTGAATACGGTAAAAAAAATAGGTGAAGTACTAGATACAATACCTAAGGAGGAGGTACTTAAGGAGGGAGAGGGAGGGGATGAGTTAGAGATCCTCTTCCTTTCAGACAAGCCTATGGAAGAAATCCAGAAAGAGTTAGATGCTATCAGTGAAATAGAATATATAGCAATCTCCCCTGTTGATATAGAGTTGAAAGTGGAAGAAGAAGAGGTGGAGGAAGTAAAGGAAGAAGAAAAGAAAGGGGAAAAAGAAGAGAAAAAAGTTGACGAGGATTTACAGGATGCCTATAAAGTAGAGGTAATAATAGACGAAGAGTGTTTATTGAAATCAGTTAGAGCATACATGGTTATAAAAGAACTTGAAGATTTAGGGGAAATTGTTAAAGTAGAACCTTCGTTAGAAATGATTCAGAAGGGGGAGTTTAAAGATACAAAGGTTACTATCTACCTTATAACGAATAGAGAACCTGACGACATAAAAGAGGCTGTATTAAACATCCCTGAGATAAAAGAAGTTTACGTAGAACCTCCAAAATACATGGAAGGGGTAGAAACTAAAAAGACAGAACCTAAGCCTCAACAAAAAGAAGAAGATAAAAAGAAAAAAGAAACTCCTGCAAAAAAAGCTCCTAAAGCAACAACAACTACAAAAAAATCCTCAACAGTTCAAACTGTAAGGGTAAATATTGAAAAATTAGACAAACTTATGAACTTAGTAGGAGAATTGGTAATAAACAGGGCTAATTTCGCTCAGATAGCAGAGAAGTACGATATAAAGGAGTTGCACAATGCAGTAAATAGACTTAACATGCTGATAACTGAACTTCAAGAGGAAGTCATGGCAATGAGAATGATCCCAGTATCCTTTATATTCAACAGGTTTCCAAGGACGGTGAGGGATCTTGCAAAGGCCCTTAACAAGGAGGTAGAGTTGATAATTGAAGGTTCAGATATCGAGTTAGATAGGACGGTATTAGACGAACTTGCTGAACCTCTAACCCATATTATTAGAAACGCAATAGATCACGGAATAGAACCTCCTGAAGAGAGGGAGAAACTAGGTAAACCTAGAAAAGGGAAGTTAATACTGAAGGCAGTGAGAGAGAGAAACCATGTACTTATTATTGTAGAGGATGATGGTAGAGGTATAGATCCAGAGGTTATAAAGAGAAAGGCTATAGAGAAGGGCCTTATTACAGAAGAAGAAGCTAAGAGGATGTCTGACCAGGAGGCTATTAATTTAATATTCCTACCAGGGTTCAGTACTGCTGAAAAGGTCTCAGATGTTTCTGGAAGAGGAGTGGGGATGGATGTTGTAAAGACAAAAATAGAGTCCCTTGGAGGAAGTGTAACTGTCTACTCTGAAAAAGGTAAAGGTACAAGAGTAGTGCTTCAGTTACCTCTAACGATGGCTATTGTGCTGGCGCTACTGATCAGGCTGAAGGATCAGGTTTATGCTATACCACTAACAAGTGTTTTAGACGTTACACATGTTAAAAGAGAAGAGATAAAAAACATAGAGGGTCAGGATGCTATACTCTACAGAGGAGATATACTACCAGTAGTGTGGTTGAAGGATATACTTAACTTCCCATGGGTTGATGAAGAAGAGCCTGATGAGATATATATCGTGGTTATAGAGAGAAACAAAGGTAAATTGGGTGTTGTAGTAGATGACGTTATAGGACGTGAGGAGATCGTAGTAAAACCTCTTCAAGGTATTCTAAAGAATATTCAGGGTTTTGCAGGGGCTACAATATTGGGAGATGGAAGGGTAGCATTTATCCTAGATTTAAACAACGTGTAG
- a CDS encoding chemotaxis protein CheW yields the protein MEEAPKMVVFRLGPNEYALKVDEVREVLKLQDITALPNSPDYVIGVTNIRGEITPIIDLRKKLNIPGYYGEDSERDKEMLVMVVEIDGVPVGILVDGVSDVIQIPKENIEKVDGVGNNMGVDYIEGIGKIDNRLIIILNINKLIKPQEGF from the coding sequence ATGGAAGAGGCTCCTAAAATGGTGGTTTTTAGGTTGGGCCCTAATGAATATGCTCTAAAAGTTGATGAAGTGAGAGAGGTACTAAAACTTCAAGATATCACTGCTTTACCTAACAGTCCAGATTATGTAATAGGAGTCACTAATATAAGAGGAGAGATAACTCCCATTATAGATTTAAGGAAAAAATTGAACATCCCTGGATACTACGGAGAGGATAGTGAAAGGGACAAGGAAATGCTAGTTATGGTCGTAGAGATCGACGGTGTTCCTGTAGGAATATTAGTCGATGGAGTTAGTGATGTTATACAGATACCCAAAGAAAACATAGAGAAGGTAGATGGTGTTGGGAATAATATGGGTGTAGATTATATAGAAGGTATTGGAAAAATAGATAATAGACTTATTATAATATTAAATATTAATAAACTAATTAAACCTCAAGAAGGCTTCTAA